The sequence below is a genomic window from Liolophura sinensis isolate JHLJ2023 chromosome 2, CUHK_Ljap_v2, whole genome shotgun sequence.
AAAATTTCcaggaaaatgaaattagaacacttattctaatttataaaaataatgtttgtactGACAGTTTATAATAACAGTGGGCTAACATGTTAAATcagcatttatgtatttatgaacAAGTTTTAATTTGCTACGAATAGTGttcacaaagacaaacaaatcatttacataGCAAATATCGTCAATACTATCCGATTTTAGCCGCTGGGTGTTGTGACCAGTCGTCTTgaatgggtgttttttttttattttccttggACTACTCTATTGTATTGGTCAGAAGATTTCCATAGCGATTTCTCAATTTGCGTTCAAGGTAGCACTACCAAACGTCAACCGTATGCGCACAATGACGTAACGAAAGGACTACGAGCGTTAAACAAATAATTGAGACTTCTTTCCAACTCCAAAGCACAAGAGTAAAAACTAAAATCACAaggaaagtacaaaaatatataaacttatCAATACTACAGGTACCTTTTCTGAATTCAAGTTGACGGAAAGTCAGCGGCATTCAGGCTAGTGATAAAcagttttctttaaataaaacggaaaaaatcccccccccctccaacacGCACACCAGCCCTAGCCAACGGACATTCCTGAAGATGCCATATTGCCGACTCTCTTGATCGTACCACAAGAAATGGACAAGTAACTTCAGCGACAAATCCCGTTGATTTCACAACAGTTAAATTTGTACGTGGGCAAACACTCTATGCTAAACTTAGTGGCAATTTCTAGAATTtaacttttatattttgacgTATTTTGACCCTGCTACGGCGTTGTCTTCGTCATCTGTTCGGTAGGTTCAAGAATTCAAGCCACGTGATCAGGTAAAGCGAGGGCATGATTCCCAAGCCTGACTGAGCGAGATCAAAAGAGCTTCATATCCCTGTGTGTATTACAAccccagggtaaacccacggAGTTGGGCACAGTACTGACGATGATTTTTACGTGTGACGTATAGACGTACAACATTTTGATGGAAGACAGTCTTTTATTCAACCTCATCATGAAGGACTTCGACCTCTTATTCTCACCGCAATACGACAAAAGAGCACGAAATCCACGAGTGTTATAGTCGGAAGAATACCGTGCAGTTGCGTACAATGTCTTATGTGACATACTTCAAGGACACAATAtgcttgagtgcggcgtaaaacacgaatcaaatacaaataaataaatcaaagacacAAAACAAGAAAGTGCTCGATATCATTCCTAAATTAAGGGATCTATGCGCCTGCATATTATATAAATGCACTAATTAGTCAGGTTTGGTTAGAGTGCGAGTtaacataggtacatgtactacttgACCAGGGTACGAGTTAACATAAGTAACAATACGACTTGAATAGGGTGCAAGTTAACATAGGTATGTGTTCGACTTAGACATAGTACAAGTTGGCATGGGTACATGTACGGCTTGAACAGGTTGCGAATTAACATGTGTACGTGTAAGACTTGGTCAGAGTACGAGTtaacataggtacatgtatgactgtgtTAGGGCAGAAGTtaacatagatacatgtacgatttGGTCAGGCTATTACTTAACGTGGGTACATGTACGACTTAAACAGGGAACATGTTGACATGGGTGCATGTACAAGTTGAACAGGAGACGAGttaacatgggtacatgtacaacttggTCAGAGTACTTGTTACCATGGCTACATTTATGAATTGGTCAGGGCACGAGTtaacataggtacatgtacgactTGGTCAGGGTACTATTTATCAcggctacatgtataaccaggTCAAGGTACCAGTTACCATGAGTACATGTACGACTTGGTAGGGCACTAGTTAccatggctacatgtatgacttggTCAGGGTACGAGTtcacataggtacatgtacgactTGGCCAGTGTACCAGTTAACATGGGTACCTTAATGACTTGGCCAGAGAACGAGTTAGCATGGGTACATATAAGATATGCTCAGGATTCAGCTTAAGAGTGTTACATGTATCCTGTCGCCAGGGAACCCATTAGGGCTTTCTTGGCTTGTCATTCCATAACAGGTGACaggtgttacgacccaaactgtctgtattaaaaagacagtttagccgcacaaaaaagcaACCAAAACcggcagattttattttacaacaatataTTAGGTTTAACGGGAACAGATAACAACAcctttacaaatactaaagtacttaagtttaacaaaaaaggatagcagtatctttacaaatactaaagtacttacatgtacaatggtgtcaagtccaaacggacgcatgtactccacaatgcttaaaaattgcacagaggcaaattcacaagagggaaaatccacagtataactgagtgtgtgacgaaatatacacaaaattcaacagacagggtccgtgtactaataaccactgtgtacacaagagcacaaattaatcATACAAGtgcagactgaacaagtgctcggtggagatggGATATAacaaagtaacacacagcgaaagcatccaaaactcttaATAATTCGCCtttctaccccccccccccccctttgacctgctttcataggtcttatatagactggtggagttgtctagaataagaaaattcttgaacacttaatgtaaacaaacaggccccgaaatgagggtattctggaacattctaagacagaggcagacagcaggccttgaactcagcatatgtaaacagtggcaagctaaatttagaagctgacggcagttgttcacataacacagGCCTTTCCAAATGTATCCCAATTAGACGAGGTGTACGATGTTTTTAAGCTTAATTTGTCCTTTGAATGATATACCTCATTATACGCACATTCGTAAAAACCCTGTCAGCCATACATCAAACAGTTGACGGGcccagtttttatttatttatttatttgataggtgttttacgccgtattcaaaaacaATTTACCTATaggatggcggccagcaatttggtgggagaaaaccaccccttcccatgtatggctccCAGAGGAAGACAGCACTAGCTCGagttgaactcagagcgacgggattggtgagatgctcctgggtcattacgctgcgctagcgcgctaagtaATGGAACCACGGAAGCCCCCGGCCTAGTTTTTGTCAAGATACGAGGAAAACAGTTCTGGAACATAGCACCAATGCCAATTGCTTTTTCCTAGAAAACACCATCGTACTGTTACTCCCATATATAATTAAGGCGACGATCATTTCCacacaaaacaaatgtacataccGTTTTCCAGTCGAAAGAAACACTATATTTACTTAGGTACTTACACTGCTATTATAATGACATTGTATGGtaatttgatgacaacacattgTGTTCaataattctacaccagtgaagTAAAAggaagtttttgtatttatttagtcCTAATTGTCCTCAACCGATACAAACGAGACGAATTGATCAATCTAGAAACTGATCTAACATCTTGAAGACTAATCTAAACAGAACATTCTGGGTGCAATTTTCTACCTCACCGGACTGGATGTGAACATATCTCCCGTGTTTATTGGCTTTTGTATAAGCTCACTTTATCTCAAAATCACGATGTTATTAAAACTACACATTTCAAGGGTGTGTACATCGAACTCCTATTTTAGGGTCGTATAGAGGTTTCCCTCCGACATGTCGGGTGTATTGGCATGGCTGTAGATGCCAGTTCCGTCGTTGAGGTTTATGTACGAGGGTAGTCTGCCACGTGTAAGGACGTCAGTGCCAGACCCTGTGCCTAGGTCAGCCTGTGGCACTTCCGGTCTCTCTACAGCTCCAAAACTTGGATTGACACTCAGTAGAAGGCTATCCGATGTTGCCCGACTCCGGTTATTAGCATCGTTGTTCCGGCCGATTGTCACATTGCGCTGTTGTGGTGTACTTTCGATGACGCTGTCGTAAAAGGCAGTTTCAGCTTCATCAGATCTAGAAGCTGATCCTAGACCAATACGTAACACAGCTGTTGTGTCACTACCAGTGTGCAAATTAAGGTAGCCACTAGGCATGTGCCCTTGCAAAGACGTGGTGTTTGTGGCGTCAACAGAAGTACTTTCCAGGCCAATTGCGCCGTTTGGATTGGGGTCCCCATTATAATAAGTGCCATTCCCGGgatgttttaaatgttgatgCCTCCTGCAATAACAGTACAATCTATGAACatcgtaaatttttttttcctctttaaatttcacatttattttcttttttcttcaaatttcagAGTTTCATTTACCTTTCCAATGCTTGTTTAGTGTATATTGTGAGTTTTCTATATAAGCGGAATGCGGTCATTGTTTCTCACACGCATTTGTCCGAAACCGGAAACGGTGATAATCGAATGACACTGCCGGAATTTGTCCAGATTCAGTTGAAATTAGGACAAAACGCTACAGTCTGGCGAAATTCCAACAAGATTCCAGTGAAGTTCAGCTGAGAATCTGGTTCATATCTCGAGTCGATTTATTCATATTCCGTTGCTGAGGGCTCATGAATCTCCCGTACTCACTGGAGGCGAGATTTGGTTATTGGTACATTAGTCACCGTAACAACAGCCTCAAGTAGGTAAATGTAGAAAACCGTCCAGCGAGTACTACCAAAGAAACCGAAACTGACCTACTGAGCACTCTTTCAagtcaaatgtcaaaatatctAACAGTTGTGGCGGCTGTCTCTAAAATGTCTACTTTGATATCCAGATTCTGATCATGTTTATAATTTAAAGGAAATGTCATTAATGCACATCTGTATGCATTTTTTCCCAAATCCgtttacacatttgtttcagacacacagaaaacaaaagacagctctacacagaagcaaaAACATAACTTCCATGGCGGAGGGCAAAAGGTGTCGTCAAATTTCTTTTAGACTATGGTCGCTTGTTATTTGTTCAGAACAAATGTGGGGGTGGAATCCACAGCCTTCTGCAGGTTTCTGTCAGACATTTTTTCCACGTGCggtctgagaggaagccagcatgagttggtcATGAACTCACGCCGACCACATTGCTGGGAAGCTCCAGGGTTATTCtccctcgaccacggaggctcACGCTTGGCCTACTTTACTTACTGAATGAATATAACGGATGCAAATATTGCAGCCAGGAGAAGGGCTGACCCAAGTCCAACTCCAAGGCCGATGATTAGCCCAGAACTTGATTCTGAAGAATAGAAGATGAGAGAAATTGGATTGGTTTATATTCTCATATATAGGCCTGTTTTCTAGTCTCATTTAAAGGTTGGCAACTGTTGGCAATGGCAACGGTAAACAGCCAAAACTTTATTTGCGTGAGTTTATTACATTCTATGTCGGGCTATTTGTCTGAATTAAACTTTAAATACCTCCAGGTTAAAAGGGAAGCATGCAAGTTTTCAGTATTCAAGGTCTGGGTGAATAACGCTGTATTTATTTTCGGTGGTTAGAAAACGAGAATTCATACAGTAAAGGGTACTCCCAACAAGGCTGGAAAAGAAAGCAGAATTGACATCATCTAAAAATCTAAACGCATAGGCCTTTGACTCAATGAATTGGTTTAACACAGtgttacataattatttttGGACTATGTACCAAAGTGTAggcttggtttaaagttaaatctgttaCAGACTCTTAAGAAAGAGTTGAACCATTGTGCTTACGGGTAGATTACACAAAGCCTCCCCTGACAAAGGCTAAAATGTACCATCATAATTGTTAGTTTCTGGCACTGAAAATTGAAGTTTTGGATAATATTTCTGGGGTGATTGAAATTTCAATATTTCTGGCCCCTAAATTAAGCTTCAGTATCGAATTTCAAGATTTGACTGATGTCAGATGTGTATAAGCCGTTGTCACATTAATCAATTTAGGTACGCTGACACAATTGCCAAATAACGTGTCCTGAATTAACGACGTCAAGCCCTATAAGACCGCACTGAAGATATATTGTCGCCTTTCTTGTGTCTGTATCAATATACCAGCAAATATCTGTGTTGCCTTTTCTTTCCCATACGTTAGGTCAGCGTTTCAGGTGGCCAGATTGGTGAAAGCTAACAATGCCGAGTTACGCCCACCTTAATGTTGCCAAATGTCGTATAGATGAAATACATTGTATTATTGGGTACGGCCTAcaacaccagtcatataaatcaataaatcaataattcaaaaaataaattattaattaaaaaaaatcaatcagtaaataatGACAGATGAATCGCAAAGAATgctaaaatcaaataaaacaggacGCACCAAAACACCAggaagaatgaaataaaaaaacgtGATAACATACCGACTCCATTGGCATTGGCGGTTGTATTTGTAACTGCTAATGTTGAAGATGGTATCACAAAAATTGATGTTTTTGACAGGCCTACATTTGTCGTAGCTGACGTCACTGGCAGCGATGGTCTATCTGAAACGTGTTAAAATCTTGTGTGTTGAATTATGTTTACTTTGAGGGTAATATCAAATGGTACATCATTAAACAGGAATAGCAGACGGCACGTGGTTGACAATTCGGTTTGTTTTTGCCTGTATTCAGATGTCAGTCTTACACCGTTGCTACGTTTTAGTATTATGTGTAAATAGAGGATATACAAGGAGTCAGCCTTtacataatttgttaaattagTGGTATATCGACTGTGGAACGGTTGGAACCGAACCACACATTTCATTACAATATAGTTCTAGAAAACATTGAGGAAAACTGTGATTTCTGTGGACAGAAGAAACACAGTCCATCGGTGTGTGTTAAAATGATGAGTTTTGCTTTGTTTCCAGAGTAACAGCATTCGTTGCTGTTCATTTATCGAACCATTTGGTTCCAAGGCTGTGACCTATATATAGGCCAAAGCCAACTAACGTGATCCGATGATATTCCTGGTGAGATGGGCGGTAATTTCGAAAATCCTGCTGaaagaaatgttgaaatttAGGCTTCTAACGCAAATAATTCAcaacaaaacttatttgcaagtTTCACTAACCATCATGAATCTTGGTGAATGCAACAAAGCAGTGTCTACGATGTTTTAAACGGTTTTATTTTGGTTCTGTTACGGATTTTCCGTGTGGTGGAAAATAGCGGGTCACCGTGTTAGCAATTGTCATGCTCGATGTGACAAAAATAATCAGTTTATCTTGTCACGATCCGAATTGGTTTTACACAGCTCTAAATATTCCTGTATATGgacggaaaggaagccagcatgagctaacctcccattaaaataaaaataaagatgaaagataatttttctgatatttgttgCAAACTGCGATTCTGCCTGCAGCAATGGTACATTCAGTGTTAAATCTGGGAGAATGTATGTGCTTTATTTCCCATGTATGTATGGGTAATCGGTTTGTGGCAATGGGTCAATTATACCAAAACTatacacacaatttcatccacTTAGggtcaaaatatataataaactatgaaaaattgttgcttACGTcaaaacaacaaccacaaaaaaagcGATTAAAGTAAGAAAAACAGCAGAGCTTATCTCTGCTGCCCAGCCTTTTGTCACTTCTGGGGTGTGTGAAGTTGGCATGTGAAAACACAATTAGAAACCAGTCAGTAACTTGAATGAAAGGTGAACACAGTAAATTAACGGTGACCAGCCAATGAGAAACAATATCGATTACTAAAAATGAACCTAGTTAATCAAAATATGAAGAAGCAGGAAGTGAATGTTGATTGTCGAATTTAAACACAtgcattaaacacaaattaaacaCATGTATCCAATACGAATTTAAACACATGCAATCAACAAAAGCCTAAACACACGTAAAATCACGTTATCATTATAAACAAGAGTTAAACCAGTCAATCTTGGACCTAAATTGTGTCAAAACACCTTCCTAAATTTGAAATGAACGCAACCCTTTATTTGGCCATCAACCATGTAGCAATGTTAGAAAACAGACAAATTTATTCTTACACATCCTAAATTTACAGTATAAAGGCGGCATAGTTTGTGCAAAAAGCTCTTTATCGTCTCTTAGAACATTCTTTTTGCCTTTActtataaattttacatttatctgattttCACAGAGATAGGTCGGCCCACCAGTTTTCTGTACTCTACGTCATTTTTGCCGTTGTTGCAATAGTTGTCTTTCATTGTACAATAAAAGGAGAGGCCACTGTTTAAAAAACTACAACGAGCTGTAGCTTGTATAAAGACGTATATAAAGCTGCTTTTCCAGGAGTGATGTGTTTTCAAGCTGTTCACCACTTCACTGACACTATCTCATATACATAAACTTCTGAAGTAGCATCTAACCCACTTGTGGTCTAAAGTCCTACTGACGCTACTTTCCCATCCAGCCTAGACATGTTCGAAAAGGTACGAAACTGTATTGTACCCGTTGTGATGCCAGGAGCAACTGCATTATGTCCACCCTCTTACTGATGGACTTGTCATGCACAGATTGTTTTTATTACGCTGGTATGCCTTGGCAAACAGACAGATTTACCTCCAATTTTAGCTCCATCCAAATCTGGTGCCTCTGTGTGGTTGATCAGGGATGGTGGTTCTATGTGGTTGACCTGAGATGGTGGTTTTGTGTGGTTGGGCTGAGTTGTTGGCTCAGTGTGGTTGGACTGAAATGGTGGTTCTGTGTGGTTGGCCTGAGATGACGGTGCTGTGTGGTTAGCCTGAGATGATGGTTCTGTGTCGTTGGCCTGAGATGATGGTTCTGTGTTGTTGACCTGAGATGTCGGTGTAAATGGCGCAGTGGAATGATCTgtaggagaaaaaaaatgctacacatgtacatggatccTCATGTTTCCTCTTAACCGCTTCCCTATCCTCCTGCCAAAAAGTGTGAGATTGCTCGTTAATTCTCTGATATTTTCCTCCTTAGATACATAACTGCTTAAGGCACAAGAAAGTTTTTCTATTTGTGtagttttatattgtttattatataGAGAATTGACATGggtttgaattaacaaaatatatgtgCACGTCAGTCCACTCTGCAATGTAAGAAATGTTACCCTTAAGGCGCGTTGGACTAAGCTTTGTTAAGGTGTATTGTTTACTGTCTTTGTCAGTGGAGTTTCATATTTTAACACAATGCACAGAAAGTCATAATGTTTGAGGGTATTTTGATCGTATCTCTAATGTTAAAGAACTGCCTTGGGGCCCATTTCACCAAAAGCACGTAGTACTACGTTTATGTATCTACTATGGCGACGTAATGCATTGGAAATAATCGTTTTTTGCTttgttctctcttttttttttgaaaactctTAAAACTCTCAGGCCATGCAAAACTCAGAAAAATCACTTAAATGACAAAGAGCATGTAGGTGAAACATTtctgattacggcgtaaaacaccaattaaataaacaaataaatatacgacGGAATCGTTCACTCCAAAACGAACacgtgtacaggtgtatgtctCGTGCCATCGGTTTTATATGTTTGGCATGAAACAACACGTGGTTATAAATGGCATGGGGTCTTTTATTACTTAAGCTACATTTTGTATACAGTAATCCTTGTAGAATCCATTCACTCCTTATGATATCCCGCCACAAATGTCCTTAAGAGctcaaaaataaaaccatgactgaggtaaattaacaaatgcCCGGATTTTCCAGGTAATACTGTTTATGGTCGTTTGTcaagtatcacactgtagtcactgatatggttttgctctctatccTTTAAATCATTTATTGTATTGTACTCCTGCACAAACTAGTAATTTACTTGTCGACGAATCCTCTTGGCTTCGTGCCCTTCCATTGTTTAATGTGATTCTATgattaatgtgatgacaacgtagctctttgagtaattctagactactGATATGTAATGATTTTCAATTCACTATTAGCACTGCATGTTTTTACACAGTTCTGCTTTAGCCCTGTGTAACATGTGATGTAGCTGCTCACTCGCTATTGTGTACACACTGACAATGTACGAGGCTATGTACGAGTTGGTAAGGTTCCCAGTAAAATCTTGAATAACAAGCTGAACGTGACTCGTCTTGTTACATCTCTGCAATGGCACAAAGACTCTCATACAAGTGCTACATGGTGTCAGAAGGTGAGCCTGTAAGACGCTCCAGATCTTGCAGAGACAAAATTTAGTCTGAACTTCTCATACCTCgccaaatgaaaacatttctataAACCTCTCGACAACTGGACACCGGGTAACCCCGACATTGAACACAACAACGACACTGTGGAAGTTTATTTTGCCGTTTGTGTATTAGCTGTAATGTCCTCGAACATTACCGGACACTCTTTAAAACGGAAATAGCCTCCATGAACTGTACCCTACGTATCAAATAAGCTATAATTATGGCCGAGGCAGAAATTCGGGTACAACAGCCTGCTCAACATCAAGCTTTGTCAATGTCTATACTAAAGCCGCCTCGTCAGCTTGATATGGACACAACCATCCTTCCTGACCATTGGAGGAAATGGAAGGAGgaacttacactgtacatggaatTGGTAATGAGTGGAAAACCTGAAGATTTAAAACTCAAACTGTTCAAATACTTAATAGGACCGCAGGGTAGAGAAATCTACTCCACTCTGGAATTTGATCAGGCTGAACAGGATCGTAATCTGGACGATGTCCTTGCCGTTTTTGACAGACATTGTGATCCTAAAAAGAATGAGACGGTGGAAAGATATCACTTCTTCACCTGTAATCAGGAAAGTGAGAGGTTTGATAAATACTTGACAAATCTGCGTACACTAGCTGCCACATGTAATTTTGGTGAACTTCACGATTCCCTTATCCGTGACAGAATTGTGTGTGGTATCTCGGAAATCTATCTCAGAGAGAGATTACTGCGAGAAACTGACCTCACCCGGATAAATGCGTACACATCTGCCGCGCATCTGAAATATCCAAGAAACAGAGCCTAGCCCTGAATGCCCAGTCAGCTGTACACGCAGTAAGCAACAAATCTGACCCAAAATAGAAAGCCCGGAAATCCAGAAATTCTAAATCCTCTAATTCTAAACAAACTGGAAAACCTGGAAAACAGAACCTGCTAGAAAGGCCGTGTAATTTCTGTGGACTGCGACATGAGAAAAGACACGAAAAGTGTCCGGCATATGGAAAGGAGTGCAACGCATGCCATTCCAAGAACCACTTTAGTGCTATGTGCCGCAGCTTGCGTAATCTCAACTTTGTGTCAGAAATTGTGTCTTCTGAGGAAGAggattttttttgaaataaacaccGTTGACTTGACATCTGAAACTCTGTGTGTTAATTCTGTAAATGGACAGAGTTTTCCAAAGCGGATCGTCGCTAATATGCTTGTGAAAGGTAAACCAGTAAGGTTCCAGCTTGACTGCGGTGCAACATGCAATGTCATCCCGTCACATGAACTTGGTGACCTCTCTGCATACAACATTCAGCAAACCTCACAAACGTTAACTTTGTACGACAAGTCTACAATAAAGCCTGCTGGCAAATGttcggtgaaatttcaaaacccTGAAGATGGAAAACGGTGCAAAACTGAATTTGTAGTCGTGAACGACAAGGCATGTTCACCGATTCTGGGCTCTCAAGCTATCCAGGCCATGAACTTAGTACATGTCAACTTTGAAAACATCCTGTCAGTAAGTAAGAACACCTCTGAATCTACTCACAGTCCTATCACACTGGAAGAATTAAAGAAACAGTACAGAGACGTGTTCCAGTGCACCAGTTTGTTAGAGGGCAAGTATAAGATTGACATTGACCCTGCTGTTACTCCAGTtgtgcacccccccccccccccctcataaAGTCCCTGTAGCTCTTAGGGATAAGCTCAGAAGTGAACTCCAGAGACTGACTGACTTAAACATAATTGCCCCTGTTACTGATCCGACACCGTGGGTATCAAGCATGGTGTTAGTTTCGAAACCGAATAAACTCCGGATATGCATTGACCCAAAGGATCTGAATCAGGCCATGAGACGTAGCCATCACCCCATACCTACGATTGAGGACATTTTACCTGAACTCACAAAAGCTAAAATCTTCTCAACGCTTGATGCTAAAAACGGGTTCTGGCACGTGGAACTTGATGAGGAGGGctcctatctgactactttcaATACACCTTTAGGGCGGTATCGTTGATGTAGATTACCATTCGGTATTTCCTCTGCACCGGAAGTCTTCGAACTGAGACAGGAGCAAGCTCTGGAAGGCTTGAAGTGCGTCAAGTCCATACACGACGACATACTGCTGTATGGAGAAGGTGACACCTATGAAGAGGCATCACTTGACCACGACAAAAATCTTGAGAACCTAATGGAACGTTGTCGTGAGAAGAACCTCAAATTGAACTTTGATAAAATCAAGTTTTGCCGACCGGAAGTGACTTTTATGGGCCACGTGATATCTGACAAAGGGCTGAAGATGGAACCAGAAAAAGTGCGAGCCGTAAGCGACATGCCCAAACCAACAGATGTTCCTGCTGTACAGAGACTGTTAGGATT
It includes:
- the LOC135462444 gene encoding uncharacterized protein LOC135462444, yielding MRVFVPLQRCNKTSHVQLVIQDFTGNLTNSYIASYIVSVYTIANHSTAPFTPTSQVNNTEPSSQANDTEPSSQANHTAPSSQANHTEPPFQSNHTEPTTQPNHTKPPSQVNHIEPPSLINHTEAPDLDGAKIGDRPSLPVTSATTNVGLSKTSIFVIPSSTLAVTNTTANANGVESSSGLIIGLGVGLGSALLLAAIFASVIFIQRHQHLKHPGNGTYYNGDPNPNGAIGLESTSVDATNTTSLQGHMPSGYLNLHTGSDTTAVLRIGLGSASRSDEAETAFYDSVIESTPQQRNVTIGRNNDANNRSRATSDSLLLSVNPSFGAVERPEVPQADLGTGSGTDVLTRGRLPSYINLNDGTGIYSHANTPDMSEGNLYTTLK